The Salmo trutta chromosome 27, fSalTru1.1, whole genome shotgun sequence genome includes the window CAccctacttcctctgatctggcagactcactaaaacacaaacgcttcatttgtaaatgatgtctgagtgttggagtgtgtccctggctatctgtaaataaaaattattgtgccatctggtttgcttaataagcaATTTTAAacgattcatacttttacttttgatatgtaagtatatttaaaaccaaatacttttagacttttactcaagtagtattttactgggtggcttTCACTTTTTCTATTAAcaaatctttacttttactcaagtatgacaatgggTACTTTTTCAACCACTGATTGGAAGAAATAGCAGGTTTAATTACACTCAAGCGTTTACTGGCATGGTATTGGGGAAAGCATGCTTTCTAGGAATACCTATTACCTACAGTGTTTCTAAAACACGCTCAAGTAAAACTAGTGTAAAGGTATGGAGCATCTTTAAAACTCCATACACATAGATACTATTTGTGTTATATGTACAGACTCTTCTACAAGCCAGTCATTTTAGCATTGGGCCTATATACTATGGCCAAAGCAGTCTCTGCTTGGTGATCCACCCCAATAGGGAGTGCTGACCACAACAGTCCCATCAAAGCATCCATCTTGTGCTCAACTGATACAAAAATCCACCACTTGGTGTGTTTATACATATTCAAGTACAGTATATGCACAATACTTAATCTATATAATTATTGTAATAAAGACACTACAGTGTCCATAAATGAAGACCAAACATAAAAAAGTGAACCTTAATGAAAAGACAGAATATGTTGTGTTCAAGTAAACGTGTTTAACGACAGGCTTGTCTATATTACAAAAAACTGCTTTGAATTGAACTAAGGTAACATTTACATAtttttcctaaccctaacctccctCAAGGAACATCAAAATAACACATATTAAACTTTAAAAAGCAACATAAAAAAGGCAAATGAGGGCTCTAGATTTCCTTATTCACAAGCCAAATGGCACATACCTCAACACTCAATATGACAATGTTTATGAAAAGCTTACTGAGGAACACAGGTAGTAATCAATTGTGATATCAATAGCATTGAGGTAGCTGTGCTCTGACTAGAGcagaaaataaacacaaaaaaagcAAATGGAGGAGTTCAAACAGGGGAACGAACAATCATTAATTTGGTGAAGAAATCCCCGTTATTCATGCCTGGGCAGAACACATGCAGTTTTGGTACAGACTTCTGATTCAGTGCAAATGATGGTCCTTACAGTTATGGTACAGCATACTTATCTACAAGTTCTTTAGAGGTCAAAGTTCACACTGAAAACAAGAGAAACGTTTGAGTTCTGTGCACTCCCCTTACACCACCTGGCTACCCCCCTCCCCCGACACGCCTTCCCAAAAGTACAAAAATCGTAATTTTGATAAAATAGTGTTAATTCTCTATACACAGACAGCTCCTAAatagcagattttttttatgccTGTTCAAAAAAAAATGGGAAGCAAAAAAATAACCAAAAGCTTGATATTAAATTAAAGACATGGACAAATGACAAACCAAAAGCattaaaaatatgaataaaaaagCGGAATGATGAAAATGTCCTGGAGACGAACCAGCAGAGGGCTCacagattacatctgtcatcaaCACAGGTACAAATGTTGACTTGAGCGCTCACTGCAGTTGATGTGGTTGTAGCTGATCCTGGTTAATGGGGGATTTTGTTAGACGTGTGTTAATCTCCACTCACACTGGTGCACTGGGAGGGTTGTGTGGTATAGTCAGGACCAGAACAGGGCAGACACGTTAGTGTCGATGCTGTAGAGCCACAGCACCAGGGGGAGGGTGATGCCCACAAAGGGCCAGGAGATGCCCTCTGTGCATGCAGAGAGGGACCAGCCTTTGCTGGCTGACTTAGACTCTGGCTGGTTACCGGGTTCCAGGTAGTTCCTGGCCACGAACTTTAGCAGCTCATCCAGCAGGATGACGGGCAGGGAGATCTTCAGCACCACCAGCCACTGGGTCAGGTCCAGAGGGGTGATCTGGAAGATGACCTGGAAGGATAGAGGAgaatgagggatggagagagagtgaacaTGGGGAACCTTTAGATTGACCTGGTTGCTATAAGTAAAGCTGACTTACGGGCAGTGGCTCCACATAGAGGATGAGGAAGTGGAGGGACATGGAGAGGCAGATGGCCCCCAGCAGCCAGATGTTCTCCCAGGGAGGCATACGCAGCAGGGACTGGTTCTCTGACAGGCTGGGAGAAGGTCACATTGTGGATCAGATTAGTCAAAACTCTATATTCTATTCTTGTACTTATAAAAGTTGGAGCTGTCCTCCACTGAATGCAAATGATTTTTGAGGATGAAAGAAAGCTCATGTCATTGCAGGAGACTCACCTGTTAAGGGCATTGCACATCTCAATGGTGACAAGCACAGACAGGGCCATGGTCATGGGGTAGGGGGACTCAAACACATGACACTCCAGGTCTGAGAAGTCAGGGTTGTCCGGGGAACACTGCAGGAAGTGGCTCTGTGGGGGGAGGAGTCAGACACGAGAGACATAAGAAAGGCTGGGAGGTAAAACACCATTTGGAGAGTAAAGCTGACATCAAGACGTTAGTCTCACCAGCTGGTACAGAGAGATCATAGGGCCATCCTCAGCAGCCACGAACcaccaggtagcggctcccactGTGGCAGCTCCCACATAGCCTgaggacagagacacagcttACTGACTGTGGGACAGACTAGTTCTATAACTAGGAAGACAATGGACAGGCAGAGAGGTGCACAATAACAGTATGTGGCAGGGTATGCCAGTAGCAGTGAGCTTGAGAAAATGTTAAGATTGAGCTATGATATAGAATTGGAAACAAAGCACAACAGTCCCATTAACTCACATCCGATGGCCAGGTATCTGAAGAAGAGCCATCCAGAGATGAGGGGCTCCTTGGCACTGCGGGGGGGCTTGTTCATGATGTCCAGGTCAGGGGGGTTGAAGCCCAGTGCGGTGGCAGGGAGACCATCTGTCACCAGGTTGACCCACAGCAGCTGAACGGGGATCAGAGCCTCAGGGAAGCCCAGAGCAGCCGTCAGGAAGATACTGCCCCCATAGAGACACATCATTAACCTCCACAGGAGCACCATGACACCACTACAGAGACATCACTTTGGCAGGAGGAGGTACGTAAATGACAGACTCACCAGACGACCTCTCCCACGTTGGAGGAGATGAGGTAGCGGATGAACTGTTTCATGTTGTTGTAGATGGCCCTGCCCTCCTCCACAGCCGCCACGATGGAAGAAAAGTTGTCATCGGCCAGGACCATCTCAGAGGCTGACTTGGCCACGGCAGTGCCAGAGCCCATGGCGATGCCAATCTCTGCCTTCTTCAAGGCAGGAGCATCGTTCACTCCATCACCAGTCTGTGGGAGAAAACACAGTAATAGATAAAACAGCTTTGCATGTACAGTAAGGatgtgagtggggggggggggggggggttcagcgtACCATGGCTGTGATCTCGTCCATGGCCTGCAAGAACTCAACAATCTTGGACTTGTGGGAGGGCTCAACACGGGCGAAGCAGCGGGCGTTGATAACAGCATCGCGTTGGGCCTGAGGGGACAGGTCGTCAAACTCGCGGCCAGTGAACGCCATTTTGTCCACGTCGTCTTCCTCACCCAGGATGCCGATACGGCGGCAGATGGCCACGGCAGTGCCCTTGTTGTCGCCGGTGATCATGATGACGCGGATGCCGGCTAGGCGGCACAGCTTGATGGAGGCAGCCACCTCGGTCCTGGGAGGGTCCAGCATGCCAACGCAGCCCACGAAGGTCAGATCAGACTGGGCAGAGAAACACAAAAACAGAGTCACCATCAGGGTTCCTACTAGAATTGCACAATACATCCAAAGGTtatgctacactgaacaaaaatataaaaatggaaACATGCCACAAgatttattgagttacagttcatttaaggaaatcagtcaattgaaataaattcattaggccctaatctatggattttatatGACTGGGAagacagatatgcatctgttggtcacagatccttttgaaaaaaatgtaaggGCCCagatcagaaaatcagtcagtatctggtgtgaccatttgcctcatgcagcacaacacatctccttcgaatacagttgattgtggcctatgAAATGGCTGTGCGAAactgctggatattggcgagaactggaaTACGCTGTCGAACATGTCGaaccagagcattccaaacatgctcaatggtgagtatgcaggccatggaagaactgggacattttcagcttccaggaattgtgtacagaaccTTGCGGCATTGAACtgtgcgttatcatgctgaaatggtggcggatgaatggcacgacaatgggccttaggatGTCATCAtggtgtctctgtgcattcaaattaccatcgataaaatgcaattgtgttcggtgtccgtagcttatgcctgcccataccataaccccaccgccactacggggccctctgttcacaacgttgacatcagcaaacggcttgcccacacgacgccatacatagCTGTCTGctatctgcctggtacagttgaaacggGGATTAATatttgaagagcacacttctccagtgtgccagtggccatagaAAGTGAGCATTTGGCTACTGAGGTCGGTtgtgacgccgaactgcagtcggTATAAgaacctggtgaggacgacgagcatgcagatgagcttccctgagacggtttctaacAGAAAtactttggttgtgcaaacccacagtttcatcagctgtccgggtggctggtctcagacgacaCCGCTGGTgacgaagccggatgtggaggtcctgggctggcgaggtcctgggctggcgtggttacatatggtcttcggttgtgaggccggttggacgtactgccaaattctctaaaatgacgttggaggcagcttatggtagtgaaattaacattaaattctccgggaacagctctggtggacattcctgcagtcagcatgccaatttcacactccctcaaaacttgagatttctgtggcattgtgttgtgtgccaaaactgcacattttaaagtggccttttattgtccccagcacaaggtgcacctgtgtaatgatcatgctgtttaatcagcttcttgataagccacacctgtcaggtggatggattatcttggcaaaggtgaaatgctcaccaacagggaggtaaacaaatttgtgcacaaaatttgaaagaATTAAGCTTTTTATGCGTATGGGAAACTTCTGGCCTCTTATTTCTGCTCAAGAAACATGGGACCACTTTATATTTGTCTTCATATGATATTAATAGGATCCAGCAGTATAAGTCAGATATGGTATCTACACATAACAAATGCCTTTTCGCAAAATGCCTGTCAACTCCTACTCTATGCAGTGGTGATGAGTAGTGCTCACCTCATAATCAACGAAGCGGGCACAATCGATCAGCACCATGTCCTCCTTCCTGGGTGGAGTGTCCCGGGTGGCCAGAGCCAGGCAGCGCAGGGTGTCACGCCCCGTCCCGTACCCACGGATCGTTGACATGATCCTCTCTTTGATGCCCGGGGTCATGGCAACCTTGCAGGTGCCCACTCTGACATGAGTACATCTGTCAATAACTCCCTCGGGGGCACCCTGTGGGGATTAAAGTGTTTTAAAGGTTGACACACAGATTCAAATATGGTTGACTTAAAAACACTAACACTTGGTTCAATGTGAGTCAAACATAGCAGAGTTTCTAAAAATGTGGTGATACCTTGACAAACATCTTTCCAAGCGAGGAGCGGGCCTTGTTGGGGGTGCAGTACACAGACATTGACTTCCTGTCTCTGGAGAACTCCAGGGTGAATTCCTTCTTCATCAGTTGCATGATCACCTGACAGACAACACACCACTCAGAAAACCTGCTAACAACCAGCTGTGGAGTAACACACCATTTCATTCTTCAATGGTTGAAGTTAGTGTACATACAGAGTTGCAGGCATTGGCCCTGTCGATCTTGGTCAGGCCTTTGACATCGGTGTCAAACGCATTCATCTTCTCCACCAGGCAGGTGAGAGCCGTCTCTGTAGCCTCGCCAACCTTCTCATACACACCTTTGGCCTGACAACACAAACATTAGCCAATCAGTCACCGCTACTCAACATCCCTTAATGATCCATATGAAGGAGGAGATAGGCAGTCAGGTAGACACACAGACCTCGTTGAAGTCCAGAGAGGAGTCATTGCACAGGGCACAGATGGTGGCAATCTCCACCAGACCATCAAACGCAGAGGACTTCACTAGTCTGCCATCCTGGTACCTGGAGGGAGACACACAGGCCAGGAGACAAGATGAATAATTAACTCCCTCCAACGTTTCATGTAATTGGAAGTAAATAAATGTATCTTAAACGGACTGGCGTTAAGAGAGTATTTGGTACTTACACTTCTCCTTCAGGGGCATAAGTAGAGCCAGTGATGGTGAACTCATTCAGAGAGCAGCTGTTCCCTTCGGCCTGGTCAATGATGAACATCTGGAGACCACAACACAGACAAGGAAAGTTAGggctgactcacacacacacaaactaatcaTCTCACaccaaatgttattagtcacatgcgccgaatacaacaggtgtagaccttacagtttaatgcttacttacaagcccctaaccgacaatgcagtttaaaaaaaatacaaaaaagaataaaagataaaagtaacaagtaattaaaaagcagcagtgaaataataatagtgagactatatacagggggctaccgatacagagtcaatgtgcagggacaccggctatttgaggtagtatgtacatgtagaccaatttgtaagtcgctctggataagagcgtctgctaaatgacttaaatgtaaatgtaggtagagttattaaagtgactgtgtatagatgacaacaacagagagtagcagtggtgtaaagagggggtggggggcactgcaaatagtctaggtagccatttgattagatgttcaggagtcttattgcttgggagtagaagctgtttagaatcctcttggacctagacgtgGCACTCCGGTAGAaccgtctatgactagggtggagtctgacaatttttagggccttcctctgacaccgcctggtatagaggtcctggatggcaggaagcttggccccagtgatgtactgggccgttcgcactacgctacgtagtgccttgcagtcggaggccaagcagttgccataccaggcagtgatgcaaccagtcagaatgctctcgatggtgcagctgtagaaccttctgattgggaataggttttgtcgtgccctcttcacgactgtcttggtgtgcttggaccgtgttagtttgttggtgatgtggaccccaaggaacttgaagctctcaacctgctccactgcagccccatcaatgaaaatgggggagtgctcggtcctccttttcctgtagtccacaatcatctcctttgtcttgatcacgttgagggagaggctgttgtcctggcaccacacggccaggtctcttacctcctccctataggctgtctcgtcgttgatcaggcctaccactgctgtgtcatcggcaaatgtaatgatggtgttggagtcgtgcctggccgtgcagtcatgagtgaacagggagtacaggagggtactgagcacgcacacccctgaggggcccccgtgttgaggatcaccgtggcagatgtgttgttacctacccttaccacctgggggcggcccatcaggaagtccaggatccagttgcagagggaggtatttagtcccagggtccttagcttattgatgagctttgagggcactatggtgtttaacactgagctgtagtcaatgaatagcattctcacataggtgctccttttgtctaggtgggaaagggcagtgtggagtgcaatggagattgcatcatctgtggatctgttggggctgtatgcaaattggagtgggtctaagatttctgggatgatggtgttgatgtgagccatgaccagcctttcaaagcacttcatggctacagacgtgagtgctacgggtaggtagtcatttaggcagattaccttagtgttcttgggcacagggactatggtggtctgctttaaacatgttggtattacagactcggacagggagaggttgaaaatgtgagTGAAgagacttgccagttggtcagcgcatgctcgcagtacacgtcctggtaatctgtctggccctgc containing:
- the LOC115164666 gene encoding sarcoplasmic/endoplasmic reticulum calcium ATPase 2 isoform X1, which translates into the protein MDNAHTKSVEEVYSDFSVNESTGLGLDQVKRQKEKWGSNELPAEEGKSLWELVVEQFEDLLVRILLLAACISFVLALFEDGEETITAFVEPFVILLILIANAIVGVWQERNAEDAIEALKEYEPEMGKVYRQDRKTVQRIKAKEIVPGDIVEVAVGDKVPADIRLTSIKSTTLRVDQSILTGESVSVIKHTDPVPDPRAVNQDKKNMLFSGTNISSGKAIGVVVATGVNTEIGKIRDEMAATEQEKTPLQQKLDEFGEQLSKVISLICIAVWMINIGHFNDPVHGGSWIRGAVYYFKIAVALAVAAIPEGLPAVITTCLALGTRRMAKKNAIVRSLPSVETLGCTSVICSDKTGTLTTNQMSVCRMFIIDQAEGNSCSLNEFTITGSTYAPEGEVYQDGRLVKSSAFDGLVEIATICALCNDSSLDFNEAKGVYEKVGEATETALTCLVEKMNAFDTDVKGLTKIDRANACNSVIMQLMKKEFTLEFSRDRKSMSVYCTPNKARSSLGKMFVKGAPEGVIDRCTHVRVGTCKVAMTPGIKERIMSTIRGYGTGRDTLRCLALATRDTPPRKEDMVLIDCARFVDYESDLTFVGCVGMLDPPRTEVAASIKLCRLAGIRVIMITGDNKGTAVAICRRIGILGEEDDVDKMAFTGREFDDLSPQAQRDAVINARCFARVEPSHKSKIVEFLQAMDEITAMTGDGVNDAPALKKAEIGIAMGSGTAVAKSASEMVLADDNFSSIVAAVEEGRAIYNNMKQFIRYLISSNVGEVVCIFLTAALGFPEALIPVQLLWVNLVTDGLPATALGFNPPDLDIMNKPPRSAKEPLISGWLFFRYLAIGCYVGAATVGAATWWFVAAEDGPMISLYQLSHFLQCSPDNPDFSDLECHVFESPYPMTMALSVLVTIEMCNALNSLSENQSLLRMPPWENIWLLGAICLSMSLHFLILYVEPLPVIFQITPLDLTQWLVVLKISLPVILLDELLKFVARNYLEPGNQPESKSASKGWSLSACTEGISWPFVGITLPLVLWLYSIDTNVSALFWS
- the LOC115164666 gene encoding sarcoplasmic/endoplasmic reticulum calcium ATPase 2 isoform X2 produces the protein MDNAHTKSVEEVYSDFSVNESTGLGLDQVKRQKEKWGSNELPAEEGKSLWELVVEQFEDLLVRILLLAACISFVLALFEDGEETITAFVEPFVILLILIANAIVGVWQERNAEDAIEALKEYEPEMGKVYRQDRKTVQRIKAKEIVPGDIVEVAVGDKVPADIRLTSIKSTTLRVDQSILTGESVSVIKHTDPVPDPRAVNQDKKNMLFSGTNISSGKAIGVVVATGVNTEIGKIRDEMAATEQEKTPLQQKLDEFGEQLSKVISLICIAVWMINIGHFNDPVHGGSWIRGAVYYFKIAVALAVAAIPEGLPAVITTCLALGTRRMAKKNAIVRSLPSVETLGCTSVICSDKTGTLTTNQMSVCRMFIIDQAEGNSCSLNEFTITGSTYAPEGEVYQDGRLVKSSAFDGLVEIATICALCNDSSLDFNEAKGVYEKVGEATETALTCLVEKMNAFDTDVKGLTKIDRANACNSVIMQLMKKEFTLEFSRDRKSMSVYCTPNKARSSLGKMFVKGAPEGVIDRCTHVRVGTCKVAMTPGIKERIMSTIRGYGTGRDTLRCLALATRDTPPRKEDMVLIDCARFVDYESDLTFVGCVGMLDPPRTEVAASIKLCRLAGIRVIMITGDNKGTAVAICRRIGILGEEDDVDKMAFTGREFDDLSPQAQRDAVINARCFARVEPSHKSKIVEFLQAMDEITAMTGDGVNDAPALKKAEIGIAMGSGTAVAKSASEMVLADDNFSSIVAAVEEGRAIYNNMKQFIRYLISSNVGEVVCIFLTAALGFPEALIPVQLLWVNLVTDGLPATALGFNPPDLDIMNKPPRSAKEPLISGWLFFRYLAIGCYVGAATVGAATWWFVAAEDGPMISLYQLSHFLQCSPDNPDFSDLECHVFESPYPMTMALSVLVTIEMCNALNSLSENQSLLRMPPWENIWLLGAICLSMSLHFLILYVEPLPVIFQITPLDLTQWLVVLKISLPVILLDELLKFVARNYLEPASAV